The DNA window aagtagtagtagtagtagttcctATTTTCCTTGTggcataataataaaaagagtaTGGCGAAAATGCCTGCAAGTATCTGATGCACCATTGGCAAGTTATTTTGTGCAACAAAGCCATTGGATGTCAGTGATATTATGAGAGGCTGAAGATGTGCTGgatttgctccggctggtgggcggtgcttggtatttcttcaactgatctcaacatggctgctgggtcacaaactttttcattttacagctaaaaagtacactacaagatgtttctggaaacatttgagatgagaaatagacattacagtaaaataatattgattcatatttgatcagcgctgcctagtttgaccggttgatcggagttcgcgagtgattgacagctgctcagagacggcaaggctccagctcggctctgattggttgttttcctccggtctgtgaaatcttgcagatgccgttaggagcaccggaggcacatgatttttttcagattacctgtttcatgcactatactgtcaggatataaaataacttttttgaatcatatttgctccaatcttgcctgctgctgctttaaaggggaactacgcccattttcaaaattcatacatgttattcctatggtctaagacagtctgaaaatattagtaaacatgagcatctctctcccaaatccaaaaactagagtgctaaaactcaaactagTGATGGTATAAAGTGATAATTTTGATTTTAATGAAACAGAAAGGTTCCCAAACCATGCACTGATTCCCTACCTGATCACACAAGCACTGATTCAGCATTAATGTTACACACAGAGACCAATCTTTACCCCTGAGATAACATGTTCTCATGCAGCATGGAAAACGGGATATATCGACCGATCAGATAAACTATCACTGACTCTCCTCACTTCAAGGACTCTGAGTATGAAAGGTCGACCTACCTTGATGTTTCTGTTGTCTAGTCCCTTGGTGTACTCGTCGAACTCGAGCCCTACAGTAAAGGCGAGGTCATAATTCCTGAAGGTGCTCAGCGTTTTGAAGTCAAACTTGTCTCCATCTTGGACTACCACTTTAGTCTGAGACAGGGAGATGGCAATTTTCCTTGTAGCAAAGTCAATATCTAAGGCCAGAATACAGAGACTTGATTCAGAGCAGCCAGATTATAGCACATAAAGCATATTATTACAGGAATAGATGAGGTAATGTGGAGAGTTTAATTATGTAGTTGACTAGGCATGATTCTTAAAGAAGAATcattttaatagttgacatcGTAGACATTTTCGCATTAGCTCCAGATTAGATCGAACAGTAACACAAAGACAGGAACACTCTCTTAACAGAGAGATTTAAAGAAGCATGAAATTGGATAATTTTGTCTCTTGTGCAGCTTAATCAACCTGTAACATCCCATTGAAACTTTAACTACTTTATCTCAGACCAAAATTAAACCCACCAAAGTTAATAGTTTCTTACCCAACACTTTCAAATACTCctcaaattgatcactggttTCCAGTATCCATTTCCCACTGAAGTCTGCAGGCATGGTGGCTGATGGCgactcttttgtgtgtgtgtgtgtgtgtgtcgactTTAGACAGTGGAGGGAAAGGTGCAGGATGTCCTCATGCTTTTATATGAGTCAGGGGGCACCAGGGCAGAGAACTGTTGATAAGTGAGTTTACAGCTTGAAGGGggttggcacacacacacacacacacacacacacacacacacaggataaaGTGATGGTCAGTGTACAATGTACAGAGTGGAGAAGTTATTTTGTAACATCCGCCAACAGTGTGTACtctttatttgttctttttctttggcAAGTTCAGTGAAGGTTAATAAAGTTCAACTTTGGCCTATACGTATGTAAAGTCTGCTGTGAATAATAATTTCTGTTGGTTGttgttttcctttaaaaaacttCAATTAACTGGTTTTAAATTGTCTACTCCTTCTCCCTCACTGAAGAAAATCCAGGATCCTGGAAtatgcaaactttttttttatttcaaaagtttataataataatatataatataataatagctttatttgtatagcacatgaTCTAAACaccattacaaagtgcttcaaaaCATACATAAGAATAAAACCAAAAAGATAAGtaacatataaaatatagtttcaataaataataagaacTAAAATAATAGTGTGCAGAAAggcaaaagaaaataacacaaaataaaagttgcaAATCAGGCATTGAAAAAGGCTTTTCTATAAAAAGATATGTCTTAAGCAATGATTTCAAAACAGATAATATGCTGACAAGCCTGATGTCCTCAGGCAGAGATTTCTAGAGCTGAGGAGCCCTGATGGCAAAAGCCTGGTCACCCTTGTAGTCACCagcctgacctttgacctcggGACGACTAGCGAGGGTATAGGCCTGAGGATCTCAGACTACGACTTGGAGCACATGGAGTCAAAAGTCCGAAAATCAACCCTGAATTTAACTGGGAACCAGTGAAGGGAGGCACAAAATGGGgattaaagttataatccttgAAATTTTCGTCATACCAATTTTAATActatttaaagggccagtgtgcaggattttggaggatctattggcagaaatggaacataatattcataactatgttttcattagtgtataatcacttgaaaccaagaattgtgttttcattagcttagaatgagcccttcatatctacatagggagtgggtcctcttcacggcatgttgcaccaccatgtctCTACAATAGCCCAGAACGGCCCAACCACACACTGTTTCGGGCCGGATTTGATAACATCtgtcttgcttcaccactcacttcccacatacacacacactctacacactggctctgctccaaatgacctaagATACTACTTACAacaactgactctagagagagccattcacgttttcctacacgcttggcacacgggagaagtttcagttggttgcaatctgcaaccacccCCTCTAGATattgccagatcctacacactgctgctttaaagttgTCATTTATACTGCTATAACCATTAAATGGGCTTACACTTAGTGGATACCTTTCTAACTGCTCAAAGAGCATTTCCTGCTTACAGTGTTCAATAAACGGGTCCTTTCTAATGAAACACTGGGACTTGCGTTATTAAAATGTTCTTAGCATTACCACCAGTGACCACAACAGGTGCCGCCGAATCAACCAGGACTAAAATCTTAAGAATTACAACTTTAACTACTGGACACAAGATGTCCCCTACGTCACCGTCCGTtctcagtgtacagtatgtaagtgTCCATGGAACCACGGTTTGCATTGCAAgttagttgtgatgtcacaaaatcgTGCTCTTACGTACATGTAGGGCCAGTGTGCaggatttcgggggatctattagcataaatggaatataatattcataactatgttttcattagtgtataatcagctgaaattaagaatcattgtgttttcgttagcttagaatgagcccttcatatctacatagggagcgggtcctcttcatggagtccaccatgttgctccgccatgtttctacagtaactcAGAACGGActaggttgcaatctgcaacctcaccgctagatgccactaaatcctaaacactggtcctttaaactcCGATATTGaaggtgagcacagagaaacGTTTCCCCTTCAgtagatgaatgtgaaaacagtcTCCTAGTGTCAAATCAAATTCTGCACatacatcattctgcacagtgaaggtcaaacagccaagtgaagtaacaataagaaaaacacttttattgaGCAGAGGGAGACTTTAATATTAAGCTGAAAATCCTCTAGGGTATCGAGCTGTTCGCCTGTTGATCGCTGATCACAATAAGAGTTGAGTTACAGACCAGCCCCTGCACTTAGTAGAAACGTTTTATTgagaataaatgcaaatgcagattttTACCCTGGCGCCAGACTCTGTTTCGACCCCTCCCTGAGACCATAATTTTTTTGAAGCAGCCAAAGCAAGAGCAGGGAGAGATCAATAACAGCCCCCTGGGGGACCATAAATAAACAGCACCCGCAGGTATGGGGTGGTGGCGGGCCACGAATGCACAAGAAGCGGCAGGAGGCTGAACAGCAGGGcgagcagcggcagcagcaaaGAATGAGCAAGCGTGTTGGACAGTTTATATAGACTGGCCATGCACAAAGTGAGCTCACAGATTAGCTGATTCAGAGCACAGCGCGGCTCCAGATGTCTGGTCGAAGCTCCGCAGGCTTCACTTTGCTCGCTGAAATTATCACGTAGAGGCCCTCAGATTCCTTGTGCATGTCTGGAAAGGCATTTTCAGATAAAAAAGGAACTTCAAACAGCTGATGTGTTGGACTGTGAAACTTCAGTAAACAACAACCAATcatttttctctatttcttTTACCAACAAGTCTGATTAACACAAGAAATGACACTCAGAAAATGACATTATTGAGCACTGTTTACtttattgattgattcattTCACTATCGATGGCACATTCCCAAAGCAATTGGGAgggataaatacacacattacaTCTGATATCCATTCTGCAGACTAAGCATCAGTAGCAAAGAAGTTTACAGCCCTCAAACACACTCAGATTGTCACCTTGTTCCATTCACAACTAAAAATGTGATTAACCCACTGCTCTCTTGTCTTCACTGCTCATCCATTACTATCCCACTAGTCATTTCAGCACATTGCGTTATCAATCTGGCACTTCACCCATCAGATCAGCTACACCTACAGTAGCGGTATGCACGGCGTCCAACACATCTAAACTTGTTAATCAAAAGAGCACCCACCCTGAGACAGATATACAGTACTGCATTTGGTGATGTTACACACATAACTTTGTGTTGATGGAATATAAATGTGTGTAGGGAAAGCAAAGGGAAAATCCACTGGGTAGATGGACGTATGGAGAGACGTATGAATGGACCAAAGGGAAGTTGGATGCTAGGTCAGAGGTGTGGGATGTTTCTGGTGTGTCTCTGTAAACTGATGTCAGCCGGCGGCACCGTCTCGTTCGAGAAGAGCCAGCTTAGGTCTTCTTGAAGACCTGCTTGCAAACGACTCCTCCAGCTCTCAGCTCCTGCAGAGAACAAAAGACAAGTTAAAGTTTAAACAGATGGCAGAGAGTAATTTTGACTAATGGGAAAGACCAGGAGGATGACAGACCTTCCCTGCTGTCTTCTCTAAATCGTGCAATctcagataaaaatgtgtctgaGAGAGAATGTGGGAAAATTGGTGAACACACCCACATTTTTTTGGGACTGCTCTAAATTATCTCAATACTGGAAAGACATTCAGATGGAGATCAAGCAAATCCTGGAGATTGACTTACCACTGAGAGACCCCAGTGGATATAGATAACAAAAACCAGACATATTTACTGGGAGGTTACAGTGTTATGGAGAAATGTAAAACTACCAACTGTCCAACTATGGAGGGAAAGGTTAAGAAGTGTATATTTGATGGAAAGCATCACAGC is part of the Sebastes umbrosus isolate fSebUmb1 chromosome 12, fSebUmb1.pri, whole genome shotgun sequence genome and encodes:
- the rbp2b gene encoding retinol-binding protein 2b translates to MPADFSGKWILETSDQFEEYLKVLDIDFATRKIAISLSQTKVVVQDGDKFDFKTLSTFRNYDLAFTVGLEFDEYTKGLDNRNIKCLVTWEGDKLVCTQKGEKANRGWKHWIVGDKLYLELTCGDVVCLQVFKRK